TAGAATAAAGGGGGTCGAAAATCTTCGGATGACGAGCAAGGGCCTCCGAAAGCGTGGAACCGCCCTGTACGGAATCTTTCACCTGGTTTACTATCTTGGCCAGTTCTCTACTTTCCATCTGGGAAGCCAGAATGTCAAGACACTGAACCATCGGAAGTCCGGCGCCGATCATGGTGGCAAACTGTCGGGTGAATCGCGAGACGTCGATACGTTTGATACCGCTGCCGAACTTGATCTGTATTTCAGGGGCTCTCTTGGTGATAGACGTTACCATGATCCGGTTCTGCCTGAGCACCCGTTCGAGGTCAGCCCTGGTATTGGCTTTGAGTTCGCCTTTGACGGCAGCTCCGGCAAGGGTCTTACCTTTATATTCAAAGACTGGCACAGCTCAATCCTTTCTAAAAAACGGCTTAATCAAAAAGCCGCGGTTTTCTGTTTTGACAGCGACTCACTCAATTCCTGAGGATTGTGACTGCAATTCATAGCGTCATTTATCGTTATCTTGCCGGTCTGATACAGCTCGGCAAGAGACTGATTCATGGTCTTCATTCCAAACTTCTGTCCGGACTGAATCATGGAGTATATCTGGTGCACTTTGTCATCCCTTACGAGCGCCCTGATAGCCGGCGTTACGACCAGGATTTCCATGGCCATGACGCGTCCGCCGCCGATCTTGGGAATGAGAGTCTGCGATACGATAGCCTGAAGCGTGAAGGACAGCGAAATTCGAATCTGTTCCTGCTGGTTGGTCGGGAAAGCGTCAATTATTCGGTTGATAGATTCCGAGGCCGAGTTGGTGTGCAGCGTCGCGAAGGCAAGATGTCCCGTTTCCGATATCGAGAGCGCCGCTTCGATAGTCTCCAGATCGCGCATCTCGCCGATCAGTACGACATCGGGATCCTCACGCAGAGCGTACTTCAGGGCGGCAGCGAAGCTCTGGGTGTCGGAGTAGACTTCGCGTTGATTGATCAGCGCTGTTTGATGCCGGTGAAGATACTCGATGGGATCTTCGACGGTGATAATATGGACCGGGCGTTCCTTGTTAATTTTGTCAATGATCGAAGCCAGCGTTGTGGATTTACCGGAACCGGTAGGCCCGGTAACGAGCACGAGGCCCCTGGGGAGTCTCGAGAAGTCGCTAATTACTTTGGGAAGTCCGAGTTCGTCGAAGGTCCTGATCTTGTAAGGTATCTGACGTAAGGCGACGGCGACGTTGCCCCGCTGCATGAACATGTTGCAGCGAAAGCGGCTCATCTGCTCGATACCGAAGGAGAAGTCGAGTTCGGAGTTCTGTTCGAACTTCTGTTTCTGTTTTTCATTGAGCATCGAGTATGAGAGCTTCTTGGTTTGTTCGCTGGTGAGGATGTCGTGATTCAGTCTTTGAAGCTTGCCGTCAACTCTCACGACCGGTGGCGAACCGACGGTCAGGTGTAAGTCGGAGGCACCCATTTTGACCATCTGCTCAAGTAATTCGCGCAGGGATACCATCTATTATCTCCAGACAGCTTAAAATTTTATCAATTTGGTACAAAACAGCGTTTGCTATTATTATCGGATTATTTAGTCGAATCTTGAAAGAATTTAGGCTTATTTTTGAGCCTAAGCTCTTGGACTACAAGGAATTTATTTGAGGGTTCAGGCGCCGGCAGAGGTTACCGAGAAGACTTCGTCGATACTGACTACTCCGGCCTTCATTTTATCCACGGCGGCCATACGCAAGCTGAACATACCCTGTTCCATGGCGGTTTTTCTGATGTCGGAGTCGCTGGCCCGAGCCAGAATAAGCGACTCGATTTCGGCGGTAATCGGCATGACTTCATAGATGCCGGTTCGCCCGGCCACGCCGGTGTTGTTGCAGTCGTTACAGCCGACACCGCGGAAAGCTCGGATGTTTCTGAGCAGTTCTTTGGGAACTCCGAAACTCTGGACCTGTTCTTCGGTCAGATTGATCTCTTCCTTACAGCTCTGGCAGATTTTGCGCATCATACGCTGAGCCATAATCATCTTTGTCGCCGAGGCCACCAGGTAGTAAGGTACGCCCATATCAATTAAGCGGTTAATAGATGACGGGGCGTCGTTGGTGTGAAGGGTCGAGAACACCAAATGACCCGTCAGAGCGGCGCGGATAGCGATTTCCGCTGTCTCGCTGTCACGAATCTCACCGACCATGATGATATCCGGGTCCTGACGCAAGAAAGAGCGCAGGGCGGCGGCAAAGGTCATGCCGATATCTGATTTGACGGCTACCTGGTTGATACCATCGAAGTTGAACTCGACCGGGTCCTCAGCCGTCATGATATTCACATCTATGGTGTTGATCTGCTTCAGCGCCGAATACAAAGTAGTGGTTTTACCGGATCCGGTAGGACCTGTAACC
This sequence is a window from Candidatus Zixiibacteriota bacterium. Protein-coding genes within it:
- a CDS encoding type IV pilus twitching motility protein PilT; translation: MVSLRELLEQMVKMGASDLHLTVGSPPVVRVDGKLQRLNHDILTSEQTKKLSYSMLNEKQKQKFEQNSELDFSFGIEQMSRFRCNMFMQRGNVAVALRQIPYKIRTFDELGLPKVISDFSRLPRGLVLVTGPTGSGKSTTLASIIDKINKERPVHIITVEDPIEYLHRHQTALINQREVYSDTQSFAAALKYALREDPDVVLIGEMRDLETIEAALSISETGHLAFATLHTNSASESINRIIDAFPTNQQEQIRISLSFTLQAIVSQTLIPKIGGGRVMAMEILVVTPAIRALVRDDKVHQIYSMIQSGQKFGMKTMNQSLAELYQTGKITINDAMNCSHNPQELSESLSKQKTAAF